The DNA sequence TGATTCAACTGCCCGGCGGAGACCCCTCCGACTACGCCGTTATTGCAATTTTCAGCTGGGTCATCGCGTTGGCGCTGATGGTCGTCATAGCCGATGCATTGTGGCGCCTGACGCGTCCGCTCGCCCGATGGCAAGCGGCAACGATCCTGGTCATCGCACTTCTTTCGCCAGTCACATCGGGGATGCTGATTGAAACGCTGGGGGATCCGATCCAGCTGATTGTGCTGGTCTACGTGCTTCTTGCCAGGCATCTGCTGGCGGGACGCCGAATTGGTGTCATCACAGCAGTCTTTGCTGCTTTCGGGCTTACCATGTCGCTAATTCATGAAGCGGCGGTTTTCTTTGTCCTGCCAGCCCTATTCATCCAGGCGTTGATGCTTCGAAAAGGCCGAGGCGCCTGGATGGCATTCGCCGCCTGCTTCATCAGCAGCGCAGGAGGCGTCGCGGTCCTGTTACTCACCAATGAAGCAGAACCGGTCACATCCAATCCGGTCCTGCATCTTGGCGATGTCACATACATCTACCCCTTGCAGTTCGACAGCTTCACCAACCTGCTGCGGGACGAACTCATCCGCATGTTTGCCAGCGGCATTGGCGGATATATGGAGACCATCGCACGGCTTGGCGGCGCTGCGGCGCTGCCTGTCTTTCTTGCCCTGCTCCTGATTACGTTCAGACATGGCCTGTCTCGTCCGTGGTCAGGCAGACAGTTGGCAGTCATGGCGGCTTTCATCCTGCCTGCGCTGGCGATCATGCCGCTATTGTTGGTCGCCCATGATTGGGGCCGGTTCTTTGCTTACACCTTTATCATTTCCATGTTGGCCATGGCCGATACAGCGGGTGAAGAAACTGCCGCGCCTGGCCGGACTGTCATGTTGAGCTTTCTCGGCAGCGGGCTTCTGCTTGCCGGGCTGACAACGACCGATCAGTTGACCCTCTACCGGATGGACGGATTGCGGATGCAGCCGCACCTGATGATGGTCAGCTTCGCAATCCTTCTGATGGCTCGGCTGATGGTCATGTTTTCAGAGAGAAGATCAGGTGAGCAACACAACGCTTCGAGCGATATACAAGATACCGGCCTGGTCGACATCATCCCGCCGGGTGACGGAATCTCGTACCGGGCGCAGGCGGGTCGGAGCGGCCGCCAGCGAAACACTGCGCCTTAGACATCCAGTCGGTGGCGACCGGCCCGGCGATCTTGAGCGCGGTGTCCTTCACGTTCCGGGTCTGGGTGACGACCTGGCAGAATTCCGTTGCGCTTCCTTCGATCAAATTGGTGCCGTCACCATCTCCGAACGTCCAGATTTCGCCCGAAGGGGCAGTCAACTTGACCACCGGCATCGGACCCGGTGGATCTTCCTTGCGGACCAAATAGGTCCATCCATACGTATTCACACCCAGGACAGCGATATTGCGGATCCTGTCGGCGTCCTCCCGTTCAGCACCGAGGACATCATAGACTTCCTGCCCGTGCGCCCATGTCTCCATGAGACGCGCAGTGATTGACGACCGGGCGCTCATGGATGGCCCGGCCCATTTGAGGCGGGCTTTGGGATCGGCGGTTGCAAATATTTGCGCCGTCTTTTGTGCTTGCTTCCACCATGTGGCCAGCAGTGCAGCACCAGATGCGCCTTGAACCAGCTCTTGCTCACAGACACGCATGCCTTTTGCACCGACAGCTTCGAGTTCTGCCTCAAGGCGAGCTTCATCCGCGAGCTGCAGTTCTGCCATCCAGTTCCAGAAATGGAGGTGCCGGAGGACATCATTGACGCTCCAGTCCTTGAACAGGGTGACTTTGTCGAAGTCTGAATCAGGCCGATCTGCCAGAAGCGCAAAGAGCGCCCGGCTTTCCTCAAGAAAGTCGTCTGCCTGTTCCATGCTTTCCTCCTATGTCTCTGCCATATTCGGCGAGACCGGCCGGAAATGCCACACTTCCCTGGCGCTAACCTTCGAGCGCTTTGATCATGTCGACGCGGGTTGCGTGCCGGCCGCCTTCGAATTCGGCAGAGAGGAACGCATCGACGATGTCGAGAGCCAATCCTTCGCCGACCACCCGCGCGCCGATCGATAACATGTTGGCATCATTATGCTGGCGGATCATGCGGGCGGAAAACGTGTCGGAACAAACGCCGCAGCGGATACCCTTCACCTTGTTCGCTGCCATCATGATGCCTTGCCCTGTGCCACACACGATGATGCCGAGCTGACAGTCGCCAGAGGCAACGCGTTGAGCGGCGGCTTCGCCATGAATGGGATAATGGGTGCTTTCCGACGTCATTGGGCCAATATCGATAACTTCCCAGCCACGTTCGGTAATATGCGCGGCGATGGTTTTGCGTAGCTCGATGTCAGCATGGTCGCTGGAAACGACGATGCGCTTATGGGTGCTCATCAGAATGTGGTCCCTATTCCCACTCGATTGTTCCTGGGGGTTTTGACGTCACATCATAGACGACGCGGTTCACGCCCTTCACTTCATTGATGATGCGGGTGGCGACCCGGCCGAGGAATTCGTGCTCGAATGGGTAATAGTCCGCAGTCATACCATCTGTCGATGTCACGGCTCGCAGGGCCAGCACGGCCTCGTAGGTGCGTTCATCTCCCATGACACCTACGGTGTTTACGGGCAACAGCACGCTGAAAGCCTGCCAGATTTCGTTGTAGAGGCCCGCCTTTCGGATCTCGTCGATGTAGATTGCGTCGGCCTTGCGGAGTGTATCCGCCTTCTCCCGGGTAATTGCCCCCGGGATCCGGATGGCGAGGCCGGGGCCCGGAAATGGGTGGCGGTCTACAAACGCGTCGGTCAGGCCAAGTTCCCGGCCGAGGGCGCGGACTTCATCCTTGAAAAGCTCCCGGAGCGGCTCGACCAGCTTCATATTCATGCGTTCAGGCAGGCCACCCACATTATGGTGGCTCTTGATCGTCACGGAGGGGCCGCCAAGCGCGGAGACACTTTCGATCACGTCAGGATAAAGCGTGCCCTGGGCCAGGAAATCCGCGCCACCGATCTTCTTTGCTTCATCGTCGAAGACATCGATGAAAAGACCACCAATGATCTTGCGCTTGCGTTCCGGGTCGGTGACGCCCTCCAACTTGCCGAGGAACAGTTCTGACGCGTCCACGTGGACCAGCGGGATGTTGTAGTGCTCACGGAACAGGTTCACGACCTGATCGCTTTCGCCGGCGCGCATAAGACCGTGATCGACATAGACGCAGGTCAGCTGATCGCCGATCGCTTCATGGATCAATACCGCGGCCACGGAGGAATCGACCCCGCCGGACAACCCGCAAATCACGCGCCCGTCGCCGACCTGTTCGCGGATCTTCTGAACCGCCTCAGCCCGGTAGGCTGCCATCGTCCAGTCGCCTTTCAGTCCGGCAACGCCGTGTGTAAAATTGCGGAGCAGCTGACGGCCATGCGTCGTATGGACGACTTCCGGGTGGAACTGGGTGCCATAGAATCGGCGTTCGGGGGCTGCGATGATCGCGTAAGGTGCGCCGGGGGATTTGGCGATCACACCAAAGCCGGAGGCCATGTCAGCGACATGATCGCCGTGGCTCATCCAGACCTGTTCATGGTCGCCTGCGTGGAAAAGGCCTTCGAGGATTGGGTCGTCGACAACCTTCTCGATAAACGCGCGCCCGAATTCACGGCTGGTACCGCTTTCCACTTTACCGCCGAGTTGCTCCATCATGACCTGCTGGCCATAGCAGATGCCCAGCACCGGAACGCCGAGGGAAAAGACCGCGTCGTCGGCCCGCGGGCTATCCTCCCAAGTGACACTCGAAGGGCCGCCGGACAGGATGACGGCCTTTGGATCGTACTCCGCCAGGAAGGCGGCATCGACCTTGTTGAACGGATGGATTTCGCAGTAGACGCCGCTCTCTCGGAGCCGCCGGGCGATCAGCTGAGTCACCTGGCTTCCAAAGTCGACGATAAGGGCGCGTTCGTGTCTCTGGTCAGTCATGGCGCCGCTTAGCCGAGGATGAGAGATTCGTCCATATCAAGTTACTGCAGCAGTGCCGCGAGTACTTGACCCTGCTGGCGGACCGGCATTTCCTGCCATCATGACAGCCAGCCTTCCCCACGAGACCCGCAAGCAAAGCGCGCTGGACCAGGCGCGGGCCGGAAACTTCGCTGAAGCGGTATCCCTCGTTCAGTCCGTTCTGAAAGAAGCGCCGCGCGACGTCGGCGCCCTACTTCTGTTGGGCGACATCCAGCATGCCGCTGGCATGAGCCAGGAAGCCAGCCGGGCCTATGGCGCCCTGCTTCAGATTATCGGATCGAGCGGCTCTCCTATGCCGCAGGGCTTTGAATCGGCTGTGAACCGGGCTCAGGCCCGGCTCAATGAATATGCGAATGCTTATGAAAGCTTCGTCGAAAAGACCGTCCCGAAGCAGGCCCGGTCGAAGCGGTTCGACGAGTCGGTCGACATCCTGCTCGGCAAGCGGCAGATCTATGTCCAACAGCCGACCAAGTATTATTTCCCGGGCCTGCCGCAGATCCAGTTCTACGACACCCAGGATTTCGACTGGGTGCCTGCGCTGGAAGCCAGAACCGCGGATATCCGCCGCGAGCTCCTGAACGTTCTGGCGGACCGGTCTGCCTTCCGACCTTATCTGGAGCGTGACGACAGCCAGACAAATGTAAACACGCATGATCTCGTCGAGAATGACGACTGGGGCGCTTTCTATCTCTGGAAAGACGGACAGCGCATCGAGGAGAATTGCGCCCGCTGTCCGATTACCGCATCCGCCTTCGAGGATGTTCCATTTGACCACCTTCCCGGCAAAGCGCCGATGGTCCTCTTCTCGCTCTTGAAGCCCGGTGCGCATATTCCGCCGCACTCCGGGCTGATCAATACACGCCTGATCTGCCACCTTCCCATCCTTGTCCCCGGCCCCGCCTGGTTGCGGGTGGGAAGCGAAACCCACTACTGGCAGGAAGGCAAACTGGTCATGTTTGATGACAGTATCGAACATGAGGCGATGAACGAAGCGGACCAGACCCGCGTCGTCCTGCTGTTCGATATCTGGCGTCCGGAGCTGAGCCTGCAGGAACGTGACGAAGTCGCCAAACTGTTTGGCGCGATCACCTCCTATTCCGGCTGAACCTAGGCTTTCCGCAGAACCGCAAAGAAGAAGCCATCCGTACCGGCCCGGCGCGGGGTCAGACGGACCGAACCGGACGGACCGCGATAGCCGCGGACCATCGCCGCGCCGTCGTCCGTCAGCAGGCCGGAGGCGATCGCCGCTTCAGCAGCGTCTTCCTCGGTAAAATCGGCATGGCCTGTCAGGAATTCCGTCACGCGGTCTTCGTCTTCTTCCATCAGGAAGCTGCAGGTGGCGTAGACGAGCCGCCCGCCTGGCTTCACGAACGTGCTGGCGTTCGCAAGAATGTCCGTCTGCTCTTGCTGGCGTTTGGCCAATTGCCCCGGCTTTAGGCGCCATTTGGCATCCGGACGGCGGCGCCAAGTGCCGGTGCCCGTGCAGGGCGCGTCAACAAAAACGAGGTCCATCTGGCCGGTCAGATCTTCCAGTTGGGTCTGCTCCGATGGATGGACGAGTTGCACATTGTGGGCGCCCGAACGTTTCAGGCGCGGGATCAAAGCAGAAAGCCGCCGGCCGTCGATGTCGTAAGCGAAGATCTGTCCCTTGCCCTGCATCTGGCAAGCCAAAGCGAGCGTCTTCCCCCCGCCGCCTGCGCAATAGTCCAGCACCTGTTCGCCCGGCTGGGCGTTCCCAGCGGCCGCCGCAATCTGGGAGCCGGCATCCTGCACTTCCACCCAGCCTTTCGAATAGGCCGGAATGCTTTCAAGGCTCGCTTCGCGCTGCGACGGGTCGCGGGCGGGAATATGATAGGCATTGTGGAGCAGCTTCGAAGGTTCCGCCTTGGCGCTCTTCAGCGGAGCGGCCGCCTTTTCCGCATCCACTTTCAGCGTGTTGACGCGCAGATCCACATCCGCGCGGACGGCCATGGCCTGCGCTTCGACGACAGCCTCTTCCCCGAAGACGCGGGCAAGGTGCGGCGCCAGCCATTCCGGATAGTCGCCCTGCGCATGCGGCGGGGCGGTCGGGTCCGGTGCCATGACGAGGCGTTCGCGCTCCTGCAGCGTCAGCTTTTCAGGCGCGTGCTCCTCATCCATCGCTGCGTCGATCTCCCGGATGTTCCAGCCCCAGGCATGGGCCAGTGCACCAAGGATCAGGCCGCGCGGGCTGTCGTCGCCCATGGCGTGGGCGATTGAGTTGCGCTTGCGCAGCGCGTCCAGCACCAGGCCGGAGACCCAGGCGCGATCCTTTGCGCCGGCATAGCGGGCGCGCTTGCCCCAGTCCCGTGCCGCAGATTTCACCGGCTGGTGGCGGTTCAGGACGTCTGTGAGGACGTCGATGGATGCAGATATCTTTCCGCCGTTGCGCATGAAACACCTTTGTACTTCGAGTTTCCGAACGGCTTAGCCGGAGCGGTCGCCCATTGAAACAGATAGACTCCAGAACTCTGAGGCATTTACAGTCACCTCTGGCGGAGGGATGCATGAATGACTGTCTACGTAGTGGCGAAATTGAAGATCAATGACCGTGAGACCTACGCAAAATACAGCGACGGTTTCATGGATATCCTCCCCCGGTATGGCGGAAAACTCCTGTCCGTGGATGACGGCGCCGAGGTGATCGAAGGCGATTGGCCCTACAATCGCACCGTCCTGCTGGAGTTTCCCGACAAGGCAGGCATGCAGACCTGGTACAATTCCCCGGAATACAGGGATCTGGTGAAGCACCGCTACGCATCCTCAACAGCCGAGATTGCCCTTATCAAAGGCTGGCAAGACGTCGAAAACTGAAGGACTTGCACCATGGAATTCGATCTGCCCTCCGGGCTCCGTAATGCCGGTCCCGCGGACTGGCGATTGATTGGCGATATCACCGGGGAAGCGTTCGAGACCGATCCGGTGAACCTCTGGATATTCGGCCACACAACCGCCCTGAAGCCGACATTCGCGCTGCTCGCGCAGGCGATTTACCTGAAATATGGCATCTGCCACCTGGCCGGCGAAGGCGGGGCGACGATGTGGATCGAGTCTCAGAACCGGCAGGAACTTGGCTTGATACCGACTCTCCGTCTCCTGCCAATCCTGATGTTCAAAGGATCTCAGGGATCCATCTTCCGGGCCCTCAAAGCCGGCAAGGTGATGGATCAGAACCACCCGAAAGACCCGCACCTCTACCTCTTCACCATCGGCACCCGGAAAGACGCGCGCGGAACGGGGCTCGGCAAGCTGATGATGGCGCCGATGAAGGCCGCCGCCGACAAGGCGCGCCTGCCCCTTTACCTCGAAAACTCGAACCCGATGAATACCGGCTTCTACCAGAGCCACGGATTTGAACGGATGAAACTGTTCGAAATCGGCCCCGGCGCCCCGCCCATGGAAGCGATGTGGCGTGAACCGCGCGATCCCCAGCACGTGTGACCGGCGCGGGCCTCAGCCCGTCCGGCAAATCGGTGTTGGATAAGGCGTTGGATCAGCTGCTGTCGTTCCACCGGCCGAACGCATCTGCCAGCAGCATGGGCAGGCCCGCCGCGACAGCGCCGAGTTCCGGCTTCAGCCTGTGCGTGGCAATCGGCAGGCAGAGCGGACGCGGCGCCCCTGCCCTCCGCTGGCGCTCCATGATGCGGGCAACGCGCACGGCATAAGGCTCCGGATTGCGAAGGATGCGGGCGAGTGCCTCGAAGCGGCGCATGAGGCTGGCGACCGGCACCGGGCCTGATGCGCCGGGAGAACCTTCAGGAAAGTCCGGGCCATCCAGCGTGTAGACCTGTGTCT is a window from the Hyphomonas adhaerens MHS-3 genome containing:
- a CDS encoding TIGR03084 family metal-binding protein; this translates as MEQADDFLEESRALFALLADRPDSDFDKVTLFKDWSVNDVLRHLHFWNWMAELQLADEARLEAELEAVGAKGMRVCEQELVQGASGAALLATWWKQAQKTAQIFATADPKARLKWAGPSMSARSSITARLMETWAHGQEVYDVLGAEREDADRIRNIAVLGVNTYGWTYLVRKEDPPGPMPVVKLTAPSGEIWTFGDGDGTNLIEGSATEFCQVVTQTRNVKDTALKIAGPVATDWMSKAQCFAGGRSDPPAPGTRFRHPAG
- the rpiB gene encoding ribose 5-phosphate isomerase B, which produces MSTHKRIVVSSDHADIELRKTIAAHITERGWEVIDIGPMTSESTHYPIHGEAAAQRVASGDCQLGIIVCGTGQGIMMAANKVKGIRCGVCSDTFSARMIRQHNDANMLSIGARVVGEGLALDIVDAFLSAEFEGGRHATRVDMIKALEG
- the guaA gene encoding glutamine-hydrolyzing GMP synthase translates to MTDQRHERALIVDFGSQVTQLIARRLRESGVYCEIHPFNKVDAAFLAEYDPKAVILSGGPSSVTWEDSPRADDAVFSLGVPVLGICYGQQVMMEQLGGKVESGTSREFGRAFIEKVVDDPILEGLFHAGDHEQVWMSHGDHVADMASGFGVIAKSPGAPYAIIAAPERRFYGTQFHPEVVHTTHGRQLLRNFTHGVAGLKGDWTMAAYRAEAVQKIREQVGDGRVICGLSGGVDSSVAAVLIHEAIGDQLTCVYVDHGLMRAGESDQVVNLFREHYNIPLVHVDASELFLGKLEGVTDPERKRKIIGGLFIDVFDDEAKKIGGADFLAQGTLYPDVIESVSALGGPSVTIKSHHNVGGLPERMNMKLVEPLRELFKDEVRALGRELGLTDAFVDRHPFPGPGLAIRIPGAITREKADTLRKADAIYIDEIRKAGLYNEIWQAFSVLLPVNTVGVMGDERTYEAVLALRAVTSTDGMTADYYPFEHEFLGRVATRIINEVKGVNRVVYDVTSKPPGTIEWE
- a CDS encoding aspartyl/asparaginyl beta-hydroxylase domain-containing protein; the protein is MTASLPHETRKQSALDQARAGNFAEAVSLVQSVLKEAPRDVGALLLLGDIQHAAGMSQEASRAYGALLQIIGSSGSPMPQGFESAVNRAQARLNEYANAYESFVEKTVPKQARSKRFDESVDILLGKRQIYVQQPTKYYFPGLPQIQFYDTQDFDWVPALEARTADIRRELLNVLADRSAFRPYLERDDSQTNVNTHDLVENDDWGAFYLWKDGQRIEENCARCPITASAFEDVPFDHLPGKAPMVLFSLLKPGAHIPPHSGLINTRLICHLPILVPGPAWLRVGSETHYWQEGKLVMFDDSIEHEAMNEADQTRVVLLFDIWRPELSLQERDEVAKLFGAITSYSG
- a CDS encoding RsmB/NOP family class I SAM-dependent RNA methyltransferase, whose translation is MRNGGKISASIDVLTDVLNRHQPVKSAARDWGKRARYAGAKDRAWVSGLVLDALRKRNSIAHAMGDDSPRGLILGALAHAWGWNIREIDAAMDEEHAPEKLTLQERERLVMAPDPTAPPHAQGDYPEWLAPHLARVFGEEAVVEAQAMAVRADVDLRVNTLKVDAEKAAAPLKSAKAEPSKLLHNAYHIPARDPSQREASLESIPAYSKGWVEVQDAGSQIAAAAGNAQPGEQVLDYCAGGGGKTLALACQMQGKGQIFAYDIDGRRLSALIPRLKRSGAHNVQLVHPSEQTQLEDLTGQMDLVFVDAPCTGTGTWRRRPDAKWRLKPGQLAKRQQEQTDILANASTFVKPGGRLVYATCSFLMEEDEDRVTEFLTGHADFTEEDAAEAAIASGLLTDDGAAMVRGYRGPSGSVRLTPRRAGTDGFFFAVLRKA
- a CDS encoding DUF1330 domain-containing protein → MTVYVVAKLKINDRETYAKYSDGFMDILPRYGGKLLSVDDGAEVIEGDWPYNRTVLLEFPDKAGMQTWYNSPEYRDLVKHRYASSTAEIALIKGWQDVEN
- a CDS encoding GNAT family N-acetyltransferase, giving the protein MEFDLPSGLRNAGPADWRLIGDITGEAFETDPVNLWIFGHTTALKPTFALLAQAIYLKYGICHLAGEGGATMWIESQNRQELGLIPTLRLLPILMFKGSQGSIFRALKAGKVMDQNHPKDPHLYLFTIGTRKDARGTGLGKLMMAPMKAAADKARLPLYLENSNPMNTGFYQSHGFERMKLFEIGPGAPPMEAMWREPRDPQHV